The following proteins are co-located in the Deinococcus metallilatus genome:
- a CDS encoding S1C family serine protease, with protein MRPLPWLPVLLLLALAAYLLPEWRPAPPVAAVPSPPPVTQTLPNQLPASTRELFTRSRPAAVRVESLNPSKGEEGIGTGFFISETGQVLTAYHVVGTGKLFQVQTLSGRLLPARVTAYDAQADLALLQVQGHGPFPVLKLATRPPRVGETVLAIGNSGGDFLQPRRGQLLRLGAEAGRADFPQGTLEMTAPLAPGDSGGPIIDGNGQAIGVVSYIRVDDSGQTRTSYAVPVTEGNALITALRAGKQRDVPVVGLVLDVVHSGMTDPPGGVVRRIARNSPAARAGLRGATFDENDNLTALGDIITRVNGQRTRDANDVISAIRRAGVGDTITLGYVRDGQERETQITLVGQRSVPDLNE; from the coding sequence GTGCGCCCCCTGCCCTGGCTTCCCGTGCTGCTGCTGCTCGCGCTGGCAGCCTACCTGCTGCCGGAGTGGCGCCCCGCGCCGCCGGTGGCGGCCGTGCCCTCCCCGCCCCCCGTCACGCAGACCCTCCCCAACCAGCTTCCCGCCAGCACCCGCGAGCTGTTCACGCGCTCCCGCCCGGCGGCCGTGCGGGTGGAGAGCCTGAACCCCAGCAAGGGCGAGGAGGGCATCGGCACCGGCTTTTTCATCTCGGAGACGGGCCAGGTACTGACGGCGTACCACGTGGTGGGCACCGGCAAGCTGTTTCAGGTGCAGACGCTCTCGGGCCGCCTGCTGCCCGCCCGCGTGACCGCCTACGACGCGCAGGCCGACCTGGCGCTGCTCCAGGTGCAGGGGCACGGGCCTTTTCCCGTGCTGAAGCTGGCGACCCGCCCGCCGCGCGTGGGCGAGACGGTGCTCGCCATCGGCAACAGCGGCGGCGACTTCCTGCAACCGCGCCGGGGGCAACTGCTGCGGCTGGGGGCGGAGGCGGGCCGCGCCGACTTCCCGCAGGGCACGCTGGAGATGACAGCCCCCCTCGCGCCCGGCGACAGCGGCGGGCCGATCATCGACGGGAACGGGCAGGCCATCGGCGTGGTCAGTTACATCCGGGTGGACGACAGCGGCCAGACCCGCACCAGCTACGCCGTGCCCGTCACCGAGGGCAACGCCCTGATCACGGCGCTGCGGGCGGGCAAGCAGCGGGACGTGCCGGTGGTCGGGCTGGTGCTGGACGTGGTCCACAGCGGGATGACGGACCCCCCCGGCGGCGTCGTCCGCCGGATCGCGCGGAACAGTCCCGCCGCCCGTGCGGGCCTGCGGGGCGCCACCTTCGACGAGAACGACAACCTCACCGCTCTGGGCGACATCATCACCCGTGTGAACGGTCAGCGCACCCGCGATGCCAACGACGTCATCAGCGCTATCCGCCGCGCTGGCGTGGGCGACACCATCACCCTGGGGTATGTGCGGGACGGCCAGGAGCGCGAGACGCAGATCACTCTGGTGGGGCAGCGCAGCGTCCCGGACCTGAACGAGTGA
- a CDS encoding EVE domain-containing protein: MPPSPPRHWLLKSEPDVFGYLDLVRVGREPWNGVRNYQARNFLREMRAGDLCLFYHSNARHSRVGPTGVAGVARVVRAAYPDNLQFDPDSPYYDPKSTPDNPRWSMVDVAPVLAFPAVLPLDTLRTLPEWQDSPLTRKGTRLSVLPVTPEQFRAALAAAGVDLPDAHLV; encoded by the coding sequence ATGCCCCCCTCCCCGCCGCGCCACTGGCTCCTCAAATCCGAACCCGACGTGTTCGGCTATCTCGACCTCGTGCGCGTGGGGCGCGAACCGTGGAACGGCGTGCGGAATTACCAGGCGCGCAATTTCCTGCGGGAGATGCGGGCAGGCGACCTCTGCCTCTTCTACCACTCGAATGCCCGGCACTCCAGAGTGGGGCCGACCGGCGTGGCGGGCGTGGCGCGGGTGGTCCGGGCAGCGTACCCGGACAACCTGCAATTCGACCCGGACAGTCCGTATTACGACCCGAAAAGCACGCCGGATAACCCCCGCTGGAGCATGGTGGACGTGGCCCCGGTCCTGGCCTTCCCGGCCGTGCTGCCGCTGGACACGCTGCGGACGCTCCCGGAGTGGCAGGACTCGCCGCTGACACGCAAGGGCACCCGCCTGAGCGTCCTGCCCGTCACCCCCGAGCAGTTCCGGGCGGCACTGGCAGCGGCGGGAGTGGACCTTCCAGATGCCCATCTCGTTTGA
- the thyX gene encoding FAD-dependent thymidylate synthase → MTATDASPLTLYPLGDGLGSVSLVQSVGDDKMITNAARVSFGGDSDAPLNERDEKLIRYLLRHQHGSPFEHNLITFKIVCPIFVDRQMVRHRVGVSKNEISGRYVEMQERNFTPPSFRKQAPSNRQASVEDDGTLDQAEAARVWEEAWHQAFGAYQELLRLGVTREQARGVLPLSLYTESYYTFNVRSLLHFLELRDHEGAQYETRLFARAMAQLAEPLFPVTFREWRALHAG, encoded by the coding sequence ATGACTGCCACAGACGCCTCCCCACTTACCCTCTACCCCCTGGGCGACGGCCTGGGCAGCGTCAGCCTCGTGCAGAGCGTGGGCGACGACAAGATGATTACGAACGCGGCCAGAGTTTCCTTCGGTGGAGATTCCGACGCCCCCCTCAACGAACGCGACGAGAAACTCATTCGCTACCTGCTGCGGCATCAGCATGGCAGTCCTTTTGAACATAATCTGATTACCTTCAAGATCGTCTGCCCGATTTTTGTAGACCGGCAGATGGTCAGGCACAGAGTCGGCGTCTCAAAAAATGAAATCTCTGGCCGTTATGTCGAAATGCAGGAGCGCAACTTCACCCCGCCCTCGTTCCGCAAGCAGGCCCCCTCCAACCGTCAGGCCAGTGTGGAGGACGACGGCACGCTCGATCAGGCGGAAGCGGCGCGCGTGTGGGAGGAAGCCTGGCACCAGGCTTTCGGGGCGTACCAGGAATTGCTGCGCCTGGGCGTGACGCGCGAGCAGGCGCGGGGAGTGCTGCCGCTGAGTCTGTATACCGAATCGTATTACACATTCAACGTGCGTTCGCTGCTGCACTTCCTCGAACTGCGCGACCACGAGGGCGCGCAATATGAAACCCGCCTCTTCGCGCGGGCGATGGCCCAACTGGCCGAGCCACTTTTCCCGGTCACCTTCCGGGAGTGGCGGGCGCTGCACGCTGGGTAA
- a CDS encoding GNAT family N-acetyltransferase translates to MPISFEPLAPAHLPLLHRWLQEGHVRAFWDDGERTADAVRAHYFRVGRDVPGFVFRVDGRAAGFIQRERVTPGHEFARWVAPEGETWGVDLLIGEADLTGRGLGAAVIQAFLAHLQAERPALRRVLIDPSPANTRAVRAYAKAGFTPLTRLRTGDGEVQLMQLDLPAP, encoded by the coding sequence ATGCCCATCTCGTTTGAACCGCTCGCGCCCGCGCACCTGCCGCTGCTGCACCGCTGGCTGCAAGAGGGGCACGTCCGCGCCTTCTGGGACGACGGCGAGCGGACGGCAGACGCGGTGCGGGCGCACTACTTCCGAGTGGGGCGGGACGTGCCCGGCTTCGTGTTCCGGGTGGACGGGCGCGCGGCGGGCTTCATCCAGCGGGAGCGCGTGACGCCAGGCCACGAGTTCGCGCGGTGGGTCGCCCCCGAAGGCGAGACGTGGGGCGTGGACCTGCTGATCGGTGAAGCGGACCTGACCGGGCGGGGCCTGGGGGCGGCGGTGATTCAGGCGTTCCTCGCACACCTGCAAGCCGAGCGGCCCGCCCTGCGCCGCGTGCTGATCGACCCCAGCCCCGCCAACACCCGTGCCGTCCGTGCCTATGCGAAGGCCGGATTCACACCCCTCACCCGCCTGAGGACCGGGGACGGAGAGGTCCAACTGATGCAGCTTGACCTGCCCGCCCCCTGA